In Streptomyces sp. P3, one DNA window encodes the following:
- a CDS encoding DUF262 domain-containing protein, which yields MHAQETTFNELVQGEKQYQVPLYQRTYSWQRDELRQLWDDVQELVEEHLEGRPTAAHFLGSVVLAPGRITAGGMQRWLVVDGQQRLTTLMLAFTALRDRHRERGAEQKAERIHDLVLVNKYRSGDDHYRLLPTQADRDSFTACVESSPRAGGPGNVGAAYRFFLGALAEGEENAGETWTDAVETVLSGLLSIVEITASEGDNVYRIFESINNTGVGLSQSDLLRNYLFMCLPTRGESVYQNLWLPMQERLGPANLELLVWLDLVVAGNSRAKQSEIYRDQKKRLEPLSSDEAALEAEIASLARRAERLMRILEPEREPDPELREVLERLSRWGGQTHYPLALHLLDRVDDGQATPHQAARALVYAESYMVRRLFTGHSTTGSNRVFMEMAKEMEKDEDPAEAVSRFLSKSKTGARVWPDDDAVREAIRTRPFYKAGRSNQRFQVLRRLEESHGASEPVDYAKAHLTVEHVLPQRPAHQWLDLLAEETEDGQGPEELHALLVHTLGNLTLSADNAKLSNHPFRRKQEILDFSSLRMNQEIAGRERWGKAEILDRAAALADRVVRLWPGPVAGTVPVDDEWSGWKELRAALLAMPAGTWTTYGDVAALIGTHAVAVGQHLASKVGLHGAYRVLTADGRVAAGFRWPDGQDLGDVRTRLEAEGVSFDAPGRARRSHRLTTSDLAALLGKDVSDEAEPTPQADGDEQLSAAGRFETQLRDNQTEETVDGVMNALRFWEQQGGHLAYGRASETSCFPTVRFGNAPASRELWPLALYPVSGTVEVVFQYLKKRPPFDDEPLRRELMNRLNGIDGIDLAEAKLDLRPSFAVEVFAAHSEEICAVLEWFAHTAALAEARRMVDENPGTP from the coding sequence GTGCACGCGCAGGAGACCACGTTCAACGAACTCGTCCAGGGCGAGAAGCAGTATCAAGTGCCGCTCTATCAGCGCACCTACAGCTGGCAGCGGGATGAGCTGCGGCAACTCTGGGACGATGTCCAGGAGTTGGTCGAGGAGCACTTGGAAGGACGACCCACCGCGGCGCACTTCCTCGGTTCCGTGGTGCTGGCCCCCGGCCGGATCACTGCCGGCGGCATGCAGCGTTGGCTCGTTGTCGACGGCCAGCAGCGGCTCACCACCCTCATGCTGGCCTTCACGGCGTTGCGCGACCGCCACCGGGAACGCGGCGCGGAGCAGAAGGCCGAGCGCATCCACGACCTTGTGCTCGTAAATAAATACCGGAGCGGCGACGACCACTACCGGCTTCTGCCCACGCAAGCGGACCGCGACTCCTTCACCGCCTGTGTCGAGAGCTCACCCAGGGCGGGCGGCCCAGGCAACGTGGGCGCTGCCTACCGGTTCTTCCTGGGCGCCCTCGCAGAAGGCGAGGAAAACGCCGGTGAGACGTGGACGGACGCGGTGGAGACCGTGCTGAGCGGTCTGCTGTCGATCGTGGAGATCACCGCGTCGGAGGGCGACAACGTCTACCGAATCTTCGAGTCGATCAACAACACCGGGGTCGGACTCAGCCAGAGCGACCTCCTGCGCAACTACCTCTTCATGTGTCTGCCGACCCGGGGCGAGTCCGTCTACCAGAATCTGTGGCTGCCCATGCAGGAACGGCTGGGCCCTGCCAACCTCGAACTCCTCGTCTGGCTCGACCTGGTGGTGGCCGGCAACAGCCGGGCCAAGCAGAGCGAGATCTACCGGGACCAGAAGAAACGCCTGGAGCCTCTGAGCTCCGACGAAGCGGCCCTGGAGGCGGAGATCGCCTCCCTGGCCCGCCGGGCGGAACGTCTGATGCGGATCCTGGAACCCGAGAGAGAGCCCGACCCGGAACTGCGCGAAGTACTGGAGAGGCTCTCCCGGTGGGGCGGTCAGACCCACTACCCGCTGGCACTCCATCTGCTCGACCGCGTGGACGACGGGCAAGCCACACCGCACCAGGCCGCCCGGGCACTGGTGTACGCCGAGAGCTACATGGTGCGGCGCCTGTTCACCGGGCACTCCACCACGGGCAGCAACCGGGTGTTCATGGAGATGGCCAAGGAGATGGAGAAGGACGAGGACCCGGCCGAGGCCGTAAGCCGCTTCCTCTCGAAGAGCAAGACGGGTGCCCGCGTCTGGCCCGACGACGACGCTGTCCGCGAGGCAATCCGTACCCGCCCGTTCTACAAGGCGGGCCGCAGCAACCAGCGGTTCCAGGTGCTGCGCAGGCTGGAGGAAAGTCACGGAGCCAGCGAACCGGTCGACTACGCCAAGGCGCACCTGACCGTCGAGCATGTGCTGCCGCAGAGACCCGCACACCAATGGCTGGACCTGCTGGCCGAGGAGACCGAGGACGGACAGGGCCCCGAGGAACTCCACGCCCTACTGGTCCACACCCTCGGCAATTTGACTCTCTCGGCCGACAACGCGAAGCTCTCCAACCATCCGTTCCGCCGCAAGCAGGAGATCCTGGACTTCAGTTCCCTGCGGATGAACCAGGAGATCGCGGGGCGGGAGCGCTGGGGCAAGGCGGAGATCCTCGATCGTGCCGCCGCCCTCGCCGACCGGGTGGTGCGGTTGTGGCCCGGCCCCGTCGCGGGCACGGTCCCGGTGGACGACGAGTGGTCCGGCTGGAAAGAGCTGCGGGCCGCGCTTCTCGCCATGCCGGCCGGGACGTGGACGACGTACGGCGATGTCGCGGCGCTCATCGGCACCCACGCCGTCGCGGTCGGCCAGCATCTGGCATCCAAGGTGGGCCTGCACGGCGCCTACCGAGTGCTGACAGCAGACGGCCGCGTCGCGGCGGGCTTCAGGTGGCCGGACGGCCAGGACCTCGGTGATGTACGAACCCGTCTGGAGGCCGAGGGAGTTTCCTTCGACGCCCCGGGCCGAGCCCGCCGATCCCACCGCCTGACCACCTCCGACCTGGCGGCCCTGCTGGGCAAGGACGTCTCCGATGAGGCCGAGCCGACACCGCAGGCCGACGGAGATGAGCAGCTGTCGGCTGCCGGCCGGTTCGAAACGCAGCTGCGCGACAACCAGACCGAAGAGACCGTCGACGGCGTCATGAACGCCCTGCGCTTCTGGGAGCAGCAGGGCGGTCATCTCGCCTACGGCCGAGCGAGCGAGACCAGTTGCTTCCCCACAGTGCGCTTCGGCAACGCCCCCGCTTCCCGAGAGCTGTGGCCCCTGGCTCTCTACCCGGTCTCCGGCACCGTCGAGGTCGTGTTCCAGTATCTGAAGAAGCGGCCCCCGTTCGATGACGAGCCGCTGCGGCGCGAGTTGATGAACCGCCTGAACGGGATCGATGGCATCGACCTGGCCGAGGCGAAACTGGACCTTCGCCCGTCCTTCGCGGTGGAGGTCTTCGCCGCGCACAGCGAGGAGATCTGCGCGGTGCTGGAGTGGTTCGCGCATACAGCGGCCCTGGCAGAGGCCCGCCGTATGGTGGACGAGAACCCGGGCACTCCCTGA
- a CDS encoding IS110 family transposase: protein MFDTEDVGVFLGLDVGKSAHHGHGLTPAGKKVLDKQLPNSEPKLRAVFDKLKAKFGTVLVIVDQPASIGALPLTVARDTGCKVAYLPGLAMRRIADLYPGEAKTDAKDAAVIADAARTMPHTLRSLELTDEITAELTVLVGFDQDLAAEATRTSNRIRGLLTQFHPSLERVLGPRLDHQAVTWLLERYGSPAALRKAGRRRLVELIRPKAPRMAQRLIDDVFEALDEQTVVVPGTGTLDIVVPSLARSLAAVHEQRRALEAQINALLEAHPLSPVLTSMPGVGVRTAAVLLVTVGDGTSFPTAAHLASYAGLAPTTKSSGTSIHGEHAPRGGNRQLKRAMFLSAFACMNADPASRTYYDKQRNRGKTHTQALLRLARQRISVLFAMLRDGTFYESRTPADVELAA from the coding sequence ATGTTCGACACCGAAGACGTGGGCGTGTTCCTCGGCCTGGACGTCGGAAAGAGTGCTCACCACGGCCACGGGCTCACCCCGGCCGGGAAGAAGGTCCTCGACAAGCAGCTGCCCAACAGCGAGCCGAAACTGCGGGCCGTCTTCGACAAACTCAAGGCCAAGTTCGGCACCGTCCTGGTGATCGTGGACCAGCCCGCCTCCATCGGCGCCCTCCCGCTCACGGTCGCCCGGGACACCGGCTGCAAGGTCGCCTACCTGCCCGGACTCGCGATGCGGCGGATCGCCGACCTGTATCCGGGCGAGGCCAAGACCGACGCGAAGGACGCAGCCGTGATCGCGGACGCCGCCCGCACCATGCCGCACACCCTGCGCTCGCTGGAGCTCACCGACGAGATCACCGCCGAACTCACGGTTCTCGTCGGCTTCGACCAGGACCTCGCGGCCGAGGCCACCCGCACCTCCAACCGCATACGCGGCCTGCTCACCCAGTTCCACCCGTCGCTGGAGCGCGTCCTGGGCCCCCGCCTCGACCACCAGGCCGTCACCTGGCTGCTGGAGCGCTACGGCTCCCCGGCCGCACTGCGCAAAGCCGGCCGCCGCAGGCTCGTCGAGCTCATCCGGCCCAAGGCCCCACGCATGGCCCAGCGGCTGATCGACGATGTCTTCGAAGCGTTGGACGAGCAGACCGTCGTGGTCCCGGGCACCGGCACCCTCGACATCGTCGTGCCCTCCCTGGCCCGCTCGCTCGCCGCTGTCCACGAACAGCGCCGGGCCCTGGAAGCCCAGATCAACGCCCTGCTGGAGGCCCACCCTCTTTCCCCGGTCCTGACGTCGATGCCCGGCGTCGGCGTCAGGACCGCCGCCGTCCTGCTGGTCACCGTCGGCGACGGCACCAGCTTCCCCACCGCCGCCCACCTCGCCTCCTACGCCGGCCTCGCCCCGACAACGAAGTCGTCCGGCACCTCGATCCACGGCGAACACGCACCCCGAGGCGGCAACCGCCAGCTCAAACGCGCCATGTTCCTGTCCGCCTTCGCCTGCATGAACGCCGACCCCGCCTCCCGCACCTACTACGACAAGCAACGCAACCGCGGCAAGACCCACACCCAGGCCCTCCTCCGCCTCGCCCGCCAACGCATCAGCGTCCTGTTCGCCATGCTCCGCGACGGCACCTTCTACGAATCCCGCACACCCGCGGACGTCGAGCTCGCCGCATGA